One window of Nicotiana tomentosiformis chromosome 11, ASM39032v3, whole genome shotgun sequence genomic DNA carries:
- the LOC138901896 gene encoding uncharacterized protein, whose amino-acid sequence MSAPPGNWEGQSTVRPPLFNGQYYSWWKNMMRDHIIGEDYELWDIVIDRPLATLKKNVEGVDVPKTRAYCTTEDLKKWEKNSKAKKWLVCGLGPDQYNRIQSFTTAKEIWDTL is encoded by the coding sequence atgagtgcaccacctggaaactgggaaggaCAATCCACTGttaggccaccactctttaatggccagtactactcttggtggaaaaacatgatgagagatcacattataggagaggactatgagctatgggacattgtcatcGATCGTCCACTGGCTACCTTGAAGAAAAATGTTGaaggagtagatgtgccaaagacaagagcgtATTGCACTACTGAGGacttgaagaaatgggagaagaattctaaagccaagaaatggcttgtttgtggacttggtccagatcAGTACAACAGAATCCAAAGTTTTACCACTGCTAAGGAAATTTGGGACACTCTGTAA